From the Verrucomicrobiia bacterium genome, the window CGGGTTTGAGCCAAGTGTAATTTTTCAATCGTTGCGGCGACCAATTCGGCGAAACGTAAACCGGCAAGGGTAAATTTGCAAAAGGACAATTTTCAACTCTCAATTTTTGGAAACGTTCGAACAAATCCTCACTATTGGTTTGATCAAAACCTGTTCCCACTTTGCCCACACAAATGAGTTTTTTGCTTTCATAATAACCTACAATCAACGCGCCAAAATAAAGGCGGCTTCCCTGTGGTTTGGTATAACCTCCTATGACAAACTCCTGTTCTTTCACCAATTTATATTTCAACCAAGAACCGGTTCGTTGCCCGGCCTCATAGAGGGAGCTTTTTTTCTTTGCAATCACTCCTTCCAATCCTTTTTCTTCAATTTCTTTTAATAACACATCGGGCGGATAAGAAAAAGTCGCTGACTCCCTTAAAATCAAATCTGACTTGGGCAATAAAGCCGCAAGTTTTTCCTTTCGTTTTGTAAAAGAATGTCGAGTTAATCTTTTTCCATTAAGAGAAATCATATCAAAAAGATAATAAAGAACAGGCACGCCACGCGTTTTATCTCGAGCATTTTGCAAGGCTTGAAAAGAGGGGCGCCCTTTCGCGTCCAACGCAGTTAACTCACCATCTAGGATAGCAGATCGACACTTTATTTTTTTCAAAGCTTCTACAACTTCGGGATAATACGAAGTAAGCTCTATTTTATTACGAGAATAGAGTTTGGGCTTCTTATCATTAAAATAAGCTAACGCACGAATACCGTCGAATTTCACTTCATATTGCCATTCTTTGCTTTTAGGTAAGTGAGTGGTTAATAGCGCTAACATTGGTTCAACCCAATTTTGGATTAGAACGGTTTTTTTAGGTAAAATTTCTTCTTTGTTAGGACCGTTAATCTTTTTCAATTCGTGTTGAGGAAATTTTTTAACAGACTCCTGAGTCTTGATAAGAAGCCATTGCGGTTTTTCAGGAAAATTTGTCTTAACTAGGTGCCATTTTCCATCCACCCGCTTGCCTTTTAAATGAAGATGAATTTTTCCTTTTCGATAAGCTTCCTCAATCGGTTTTTCTAATGATTCATAATGGCCTTTATCCCAAATTTTCACCATTCCCGCGCCATAATTTCCTTCAGGAATACGACCTTCGAACTTACCATAACTCAAGGGATGATCTTCCACCTCAATCGCCAAAAATTTTTGACCTGGCTTTTCCGGAAGACCTTTAGGCACAGCCCAGGATTTGTAAACGCCAGCGGCTTCCAAGCGCAAATCATAATGCAATCGACGCGCCTCATGACGCTGAATCACAAAACTTAATTTCCCACCTTTGGGTTTAGGTTTAACTTCAGAAACTGGCTCAGGCGTTTTATCAAAATTTCTTTTAACCCGATATTCTTTAAGTTTTTTGCCTTCAGAAGCGCCTTTTTTCATGCCGCCTTCCTTTTTCGATGAGTTCGATGCCCAGAAGTTTGCTTAATCTGCTTCTGCGCCTCATTCAAACTTTGTTGTAAGACATCAACCAAGTTAATGATTTTAGTAGGCTCCTTTCTCTTGGCTGGTGGTGGTAAACTTTTATCACCTGATTCAATTTTTCTTTGAATTAAATTCATCAAGGCAGAGCTATAATCATCCGTGTAACGACTCGGATCCCATTTTTCCGTCATGGAATTTATCAAGCTTTTTGCCATATTAATCTCTCTTTTTTTTGCTGCCGGCTTACACGAAACATCCAAATGTTTTGTGTTAAGCAATTCATTACCAAAATGCATAAGCTCCAAAACCAAACCACACTCCTGCGATTTCAAAGCTGCTAAATGTTGCTTGGTTCGAATCACAACCTTAGCGATTCCCACTTTACCGGTTTCCTTCAAAGCCACGCGCAACAAAGAATAAGGTTTGCTCCCGCCTTTAGTAGGAGCCAAATAATAAGGTTTATAAAAAAACATAGGATTAATCTCATCCAACTTCACGAAATCCAAAATATCAATGGAATCTGTCGCTTCAATGTCGACGCGCTTAAAATCTTCATCGCGTAAAACTACGTATTTTCCTTTTTCGTATTCATAACCTTTAACAATTTCTGCCCAAGGCACTTCCTTGCCATCAAATTCTGCCACGCGTTTATAATCAATCGGACTTAAATCAGATTGGCGCAACAAACGAAATTTGAGCTCTTCTTTTTTAACTGCTGGAAATAGTCCAACGGGCATAGTGACTAATCCAAAAGAAATGGTCCCCTTCCAAATTGCGCGCATAAAGTTTTCCTTTCTCAACTTAATGATTGACCTACCCACAGTTTAATAAAGACGCGTTAAAATTCAAAAATTTGACCCCTTTTAAAAAGGTTTTAAATTTAAAACTCATGAGTGAGACAAACTCGGAGCTCGTCGTTGAAGGGAAACGCTTGAATCTTTCCAATTTAAACAAAATTTTTTATCCTAAAACCGGTTTTACCAAACACGACATTATCGCTTACTATATTAAAATTGCTCCTTTTCTGCTTCCCCATCTTAAAAATCGTGCCTTGACCATGAAACGTTTTCCTGAAGGCATTCACCAATTTTTCTTTTATGAAAGACGCTGTCCTTCCTACCGTCCTAATTGGGTCAACACCGTTCAAGTGCACAGCAAAACTCAAGGCACCCTCAGATATTGCACAATCAATAATCTTCCTACATTAATTTGGCTAGTGAACCTAGCGGATCTAGAACTTCACACCTCATTAGCGACCGCGAAAAATCCTGATCGACCCACGATGATAGTTTTTGATTTGGATCCCGGCTCACCCGCCACCATTTATGAATGCGCTGAAGTGGCTTTGCTCATTCGCCAAAAGCTATCTCAACTCGAATTAAAATCTTGGATTAAAACATCCGGGTCTAAAGGACTTCAGCTTTACATTCCTCTGAACAGTCCTGTGAC encodes:
- the ligD gene encoding non-homologous end-joining DNA ligase, producing the protein MKKGASEGKKLKEYRVKRNFDKTPEPVSEVKPKPKGGKLSFVIQRHEARRLHYDLRLEAAGVYKSWAVPKGLPEKPGQKFLAIEVEDHPLSYGKFEGRIPEGNYGAGMVKIWDKGHYESLEKPIEEAYRKGKIHLHLKGKRVDGKWHLVKTNFPEKPQWLLIKTQESVKKFPQHELKKINGPNKEEILPKKTVLIQNWVEPMLALLTTHLPKSKEWQYEVKFDGIRALAYFNDKKPKLYSRNKIELTSYYPEVVEALKKIKCRSAILDGELTALDAKGRPSFQALQNARDKTRGVPVLYYLFDMISLNGKRLTRHSFTKRKEKLAALLPKSDLILRESATFSYPPDVLLKEIEEKGLEGVIAKKKSSLYEAGQRTGSWLKYKLVKEQEFVIGGYTKPQGSRLYFGALIVGYYESKKLICVGKVGTGFDQTNSEDLFERFQKLRVENCPFANLPLPVYVSPNWSPQRLKNYTWLKPVLVCQIKFSEWTQASFLRQPVFLGLRIDKEAREVKREI
- a CDS encoding Ku protein encodes the protein MRAIWKGTISFGLVTMPVGLFPAVKKEELKFRLLRQSDLSPIDYKRVAEFDGKEVPWAEIVKGYEYEKGKYVVLRDEDFKRVDIEATDSIDILDFVKLDEINPMFFYKPYYLAPTKGGSKPYSLLRVALKETGKVGIAKVVIRTKQHLAALKSQECGLVLELMHFGNELLNTKHLDVSCKPAAKKREINMAKSLINSMTEKWDPSRYTDDYSSALMNLIQRKIESGDKSLPPPAKRKEPTKIINLVDVLQQSLNEAQKQIKQTSGHRTHRKRKAA
- the ligD gene encoding non-homologous end-joining DNA ligase; this translates as MSETNSELVVEGKRLNLSNLNKIFYPKTGFTKHDIIAYYIKIAPFLLPHLKNRALTMKRFPEGIHQFFFYERRCPSYRPNWVNTVQVHSKTQGTLRYCTINNLPTLIWLVNLADLELHTSLATAKNPDRPTMIVFDLDPGSPATIYECAEVALLIRQKLSQLELKSWIKTSGSKGLQLYIPLNSPVTYDKTKSFAHILAKEMEKKHPKKIVSRMAKNLRTGKVLIDWSQNDFHKTTICAYSLRAKEAPTVSTPVTWEEVEKAYRQKKMEYLNFTSDDVLQRVQKWGDLMADVLTFKQKLPNL